In the Novosphingobium resinovorum genome, CCGCAGGGAGCTTCCGGGCGAGCCCTCCGCCATCTTCTGCACCGCGTAATACGAGGTGTCCTTCAGCGACGGCACATCGATGGCCTTGCCCTCGAAGCTACCCGACGTCTCGAAGCTGTCGTGCCGCGTGACAAGCGTGAGGAAAGAATGCCGGCCCAGCAGCGCGATGCCCTTGACCGGTAGATCCGCCGCGCGCAGCAGGATCGGCGTATCGCCGCTGGCCCCGCCAAGATCGCCCTCGCCGCGCGCCAGAGCCTCGCCGACGTTGAAGCCGCCCGGAACCATGACGAACCGGACGTCCAGCTTTCCGCGGCGGTAGCGCCCCTCCTGCTCCGCCAGCAGGAACGGGGCGAGCACGATCGCCTCCCTGGGCGCGGGCAACAGGTACGTGACCTTGTCAGCGGGCCGGGCAAGCGCAGGCTGCCCGAGAATGGCGGCGGCGGCGAAGGCGAGCGTGCAGAGCGCCCGTCGACGGCTGCGCCTGCCGAGAGCGAAGCCCATCATGCGAACCGCGAAACGCCGCCCGCCACTTCCAGCGCGGCGCCCGTGATGAAGCCCGCAGCAGGAGATGCCAGGAATACGATCGCCGCTGCCGTCTCCTCCGGTTCCCCGAAGCGCTCCAGCGGAATGTGCTTTTCGCGCGCGAGACCGGCGAGCCATTCCTGGTACGTGACGCCCGGAGCCGCCCGCTCCCTGTAGCGGCGCTCCCACTGACCGCTGTTGACGGTGCCGATGAGGATGGAGTTCACCCGCACCTTGGGCGCCAGTTCGACGCTGAGCGACTTGACCAGGTTCTGCACACCGGCCCGCGCAGCGGAAGTGCAGACCATGTGCGGTTCCGGCTGGCGCGCCAGCAGCGAATTGACGACCACGACCGCGCCCGCATCGCTGGCCTGCAGCAACGGCAGGAACGTGCGGGTTGGATGTATCACACTGAAGAACTTGAGTTTCAGTTCCGCGTCCCAGTCCGTGTCGAGCGTGCTGGCGAACGTGCTCAGGCGCGCCTGCCCGGCATTGTTGACGAGAATATCGACCTTGCCGAAGCGACTGACCGTGTTCTCGGCCAGGCGCTGCACGGCCTCGGGATCGAGCACGTCGCAGGCTTCGGCATGGAGATTGTCCCCGCCGCCAAGCTTCGCGACGGCGCTGTCCAGGCGCTCCCGATCACGGCCACAGATCACCACGCTCGCGCCGTCGTCGAGGAAACGGCGTGCGGTGGCGAGGCCGATGCCGGACGATCCGCCGGTGACGACCGCGACGCGGCCTGCGAGACCCAGATCCATAGCTTCAGTTTCCTCTTGCGCGATCGACGGCGGCCAGGACCGGCCGGATCGCCTCGTTGAATTGCTGCGGGCCTTCGGTCGCAAATGCATGACCAAGGCCCGGTATTTCAATGCCTTGCGCGCCCACGAAGGCCTCGGCGATGCGGCGGCAGCCGGCGGGCGGTGTCACCACGTCTTCCCCGCCCCACACCACCATACCGGGCAGCGAGACGCCATCCAGCAAGGCCGGGAGGTCGCTGGCGGCGAGCAGGCGCACCGCCTGTTCGTAGCCGTCCGGGTTCACCGATGCCATCGCGCTGCGCACCAGCGCACGCACTTCGGGCAAGGCCTTGTCGGTGACGAGGCGCATGGCGCGGCGCTCGGCCATGCCTTCGGGGCCAAGCTCGCGAATGTCGGAAATCCGCCGCGAAATGGTCTCCGGGAGGTCCGCGCCCGGCGGCACCGCATAGCCGGTCGCCGGGCTGGCAAGCACCAGCGCCGCCACCCGCGACGGTGCGATCCGGGCCGCCGCCGTCGCCATGATCGCCCCCAGCGACTGCCCGACAAGGATGCACTGAGCGGCACCCAAGTGGTCCATAAGGCGCCACAAGGCCCCGCCATAGTCCCCGGCGACGGGAGCAGCGGCCGGCAAGGGCACGCTGCCGCCGTACCCCGGCGCATTCCAGGCGATCACCCGCCGCTCGGCGGCGAACGCCTCGAACTGCCCCACCCAGCTTCCGGCATTGGAGCCGATGCCGTGCAGCAGGACGAGCGGCGTCCGCGTGCCCTCTCCGGCCTCGCGCCAGCTGAACTCGGCACCTTCGCGCAGCGGGGCAATGGCGTCGAGGCGTGCGGAAAGATCAGGCGGCGCGAGGTCCATTATGCGTCCGCGTTGATCGGCTTGGGACGCTTCACCTGCGAGAGCGGGTGCTCGGGCGGATACGTCGGCGTCTCGGGAACGTTGGTGCCCAGGCACACGATCATCAGCGCTTCCTCGATGCCCTCGTTGACGAGGCCGCGATAGATGCCCGCCGGGACCGAGACGAGATCGCGCTCGCGCACGTAGGTCTCGTAATATTCGTCCTCGGCCTCGAACATCAGCTTCACCTTGTTGCCCTTCAGGATGAAGAACACTTCCTCGACGTCGTCGTGGAGGTGGAGCGGGCCTTCGCAGCCTGCGGGGAGCACCATCGTCGAGAAGGTGAAGTGCTCTGCCGCGACGGTGTTGGTGTCGTTGGCAACGCCGGTGGCGCCGGTGCCGACGTAGCGCATCTGGGCGCGCTTGTACTTGGGATCGAAGTCGGCCTGGAATTTCAGGGCGTTCCAGTCCAGCTTGCGTGTCTCATAGCGCGCCAGGCGGCTGTCGACCCATTCGGCGAGGGTCTTGCCCTCGGGCACGATCTTGTTGCGCGCGGGCGCTGCGGTGTCTTCCATCACTGTTCCTCCTGAGATTTCGAGATCAGGCGCCGCGTGCCTGGCGCCGTGTATTGCCGTCAATGCCGCCCGCGATGGCCCATTCGGCGAACAGTTCGGGCCTCCGCTCGAACTCGCTGGGCACCCAGTCGGCGGTGCAGTAGTCGTCGTCGGCGTAGAACTCCCACGAGCCGCCCATCGGGCTGCGGAAGTACCAGAAATAGGCCGACGAGATCGGATGGCGGCCCGGACCGATATCGGTGGTCCAGGCCTTCGCGCTCATCGACAGGCCGCTGCCGAAGACCTCGTGGATGTTGCCCACGGTGAAGGCCACGTGGTTGACGCCGGGCTTGCCGGGACGACGCAGCACGAAGGCATCGTGGTGCGGCCCGGGCGTGCGGCAGCGCAGGAACGCGGCGTGGCCGGGGTAGCTGTCGCTGACCACGAAGCCGAGGCGCCTGGTGAAGAAATCCAGCGTCGCGTCAAGGTCATCGATGAACAACACGACATGGCC is a window encoding:
- a CDS encoding ABC transporter substrate-binding protein; translation: MMGFALGRRSRRRALCTLAFAAAAILGQPALARPADKVTYLLPAPREAIVLAPFLLAEQEGRYRRGKLDVRFVMVPGGFNVGEALARGEGDLGGASGDTPILLRAADLPVKGIALLGRHSFLTLVTRHDSFETSGSFEGKAIDVPSLKDTSYYAVQKMAEGSPGSSLRISTQARPPAELIAALGSRRIDGFIGTVDWGVKAEREGVRLDYRELDAIYPAMAQAIMASETTIAAKPKVLRRFVRATLQVIRQIARDPEGAAMRYEAAVPSSGYSHAEIVRIFGLLATHVYGDLKLLGRFNEATVCSAEGELLERKLVIRRRSASDYFTNSIVGR
- a CDS encoding SDR family oxidoreductase; this encodes MDLGLAGRVAVVTGGSSGIGLATARRFLDDGASVVICGRDRERLDSAVAKLGGGDNLHAEACDVLDPEAVQRLAENTVSRFGKVDILVNNAGQARLSTFASTLDTDWDAELKLKFFSVIHPTRTFLPLLQASDAGAVVVVNSLLARQPEPHMVCTSAARAGVQNLVKSLSVELAPKVRVNSILIGTVNSGQWERRYRERAAPGVTYQEWLAGLAREKHIPLERFGEPEETAAAIVFLASPAAGFITGAALEVAGGVSRFA
- a CDS encoding alpha/beta fold hydrolase, with product MDLAPPDLSARLDAIAPLREGAEFSWREAGEGTRTPLVLLHGIGSNAGSWVGQFEAFAAERRVIAWNAPGYGGSVPLPAAAPVAGDYGGALWRLMDHLGAAQCILVGQSLGAIMATAAARIAPSRVAALVLASPATGYAVPPGADLPETISRRISDIRELGPEGMAERRAMRLVTDKALPEVRALVRSAMASVNPDGYEQAVRLLAASDLPALLDGVSLPGMVVWGGEDVVTPPAGCRRIAEAFVGAQGIEIPGLGHAFATEGPQQFNEAIRPVLAAVDRARGN
- a CDS encoding cupin domain-containing protein, whose protein sequence is MEDTAAPARNKIVPEGKTLAEWVDSRLARYETRKLDWNALKFQADFDPKYKRAQMRYVGTGATGVANDTNTVAAEHFTFSTMVLPAGCEGPLHLHDDVEEVFFILKGNKVKLMFEAEDEYYETYVRERDLVSVPAGIYRGLVNEGIEEALMIVCLGTNVPETPTYPPEHPLSQVKRPKPINADA
- a CDS encoding VOC family protein, with the protein product MALHDSSLTGIEAVQFSTTDLAEATRFLGDWGLTDAGSDSACLRYVTRDGAEVEVRHCDDPALAPGVEEGASLRAVTWGVTDEAALAALALRLGSDAAPDADGLLSIKDPTGFTHRFRVRQRGEAVADVQLVNGPGRANRVDSRSTVYTRPAPIGIGHVVLFIDDLDATLDFFTRRLGFVVSDSYPGHAAFLRCRTPGPHHDAFVLRRPGKPGVNHVAFTVGNIHEVFGSGLSMSAKAWTTDIGPGRHPISSAYFWYFRSPMGGSWEFYADDDYCTADWVPSEFERRPELFAEWAIAGGIDGNTRRQARGA